A stretch of DNA from Cryptococcus neoformans var. grubii H99 chromosome 14, complete sequence:
CCGGCTCCTAACAGTTATCAAGCTCAGGTAGGTCTAATGAGACGACTGCATTGTGATTTTTAGCTAATCTCATGTGGATAGGAGCCATGGTCCGCCCCAATCATGTCCATCTTGCGTTTCTTTGCGGGTATCACTGAAAGTTTAAGCAGAGCGCAAGCTGTGGGATTCCTGCTGCACATTTTGAGCCCTGTATATAGGATTCTGGATGAAGGCGGTGATCTGGGACAAGTTGAGGAGAGGCAAGTCGGTACGTCAGATCTCGATGAGTATATTCCAACGCAGCAGGCTAATACATATTTTATAGATGATCTGCGAGCCCTCGCGACGCAGATTCGTGACTTCGTTCAAGAAAAGACTGGTACTACAGCCTTCTCACGAAAATGGGAAAAGCTGCGGCAGGTTACACAGGCCAAGAGATTGGAACGTCGTGAGGAGCGGGTCAAGTTGGCTGTAACCAACCCCGAGAAGTATGCCGAGAggaaaggcaagaaggttgagagggctaaagaaggaaagaagagaaagaacaTCGCCTTTGCGTGAGTCAACTAAGTTGAATCTCGTGCATCAAATCCTGTACTGACAATAGAGATTAGTGAGGGTAGAAAGACTGCTGGGccgaagaaaagaaggcagCACATGTGAACGATGTAGAATATAGATACCCAGCACTCGATATTTTGTACTAGTTTTGGTAACATTAGGGTTATGCATTTCCGGTCTATAGAAAGCGAATAAAGGTTGGGTGGCTACAATGATCGGGGCTGGTCAGTCAGCAAGAGCTCAGCTTTTATCGACAGAAAAGTAAATATAGAAAAGGCTATCAGCGGAGACTCTGGGCGAAATCGCGTACGTTAACGTCAAAAGAATTAATTGGATAgcagggagaggagaaatATGAGTTGTCGCGTGGGCTGTGCAACAACGCAATGAGGCGTGTCGCCAGTCATCTAGATCAGTGGTTAATCTAGAGTTCCGATCTAACGAGGACCTTCGTTTGGATGGTAAGCTCGCCTGAGATGACGGAATTTCTTGAGTGAAATAAGGGCAAGAACCTCTGGTGGCAAAAGATAAGGGAAGTTGATAAGCAAGGTTTCGTGGGGTCGTAATAAGAATAAGTCGGTACCTTTCTTGATATGTTCTCCCAATTCAAGTTGCTTTTTCATTGCTTCGGGGTCAGTGACCTTTGCATTTTCTGCAATTTTCAATCAGCCCAAGGGCGGCGGTCTGGCGGAAAAAACAGTGACATACTCTCGAAAGCCCTTCGTAGACGCTTGTTGAAGTCATAGTCAGGATCAGGGCTAGAGGTTGGGTTAGCAAGATGAAACTTTGTACCTCATTCAAGATCAAGGTGACAAATTGAATAACAATAAGCCTGATAATTATGCTTACTAATCACGTCCGAGTCGATGCAGCTACGATCAAACACATCAGCTTTAAAACCAATTTCATCTATTGCCCAAATCAGAGTCATTACTGGACCCACCTCCTTGTAAAGCCTGATAGCTTGTAGCCTCAACGGGAGCTCTTGAGTTGGCTTTTGAGTCGCCTGCTCTAAGACAGATGTGTAACCTCGTCGAGCTTGTTGACGAACAGCGCCGGTAAGTGGGCGCAACAGGGGGATGGGCATGGCGGGCGGCTTGCTTGGAAATTTCTTTGATTAAAAGGGTGCGTATAGCTGCAAAAGTGGATGGAGGGCCTTTGCTGGTATTCCAGAGCAGAAGAAGTCCAATTATACGACGTGCTGTATTATCCGCCAAGGGGCGAGCTGAGAAACTTGGCAATAGGATCGAGTTAGAAGATGTTATCGGACGTTCGGATGTTGCGTCACTTTTGTTGTCGAATGAATATTCCGCGAAACCGGCCCGATTTTACCACTTTATTTAATTAGCCCTTTCCTTAGCAATTGCTTTCGAACATTTTTCGGAATCGGAGATGCCCGCGCGGGCTGGCGTCTTGCTTGCTCATCCATATTTTGTCGACACTTCTTGACAGATACTACTATCTTTCATTTAACAAGCAATTCCCTCCAACTTATACCTTTCGCTTCTATTTCTAATATTCCACTATCTTTGACTCCAATCCAAAATGGTCTCTCTTGTTGCTAACTCGTAAGTGCATCATCGGGCAATACAACGCTTTCGACTAACCATCTCCGAACAGATCCGAAGTCTCTTCTCCCGCcaccactcttcctcctcgatcgacatcatcttccccagACGCCACAGCCAAGGAAGTGAATCCCCTGAACCCCAACAACTTGAAGCCGTGCGTTCGAACTTGTTCCCTTGAATGAGTGTGCTGACATTCAGCTCGTAATGAATAGTTGTTGCGCCTGCCCGGAGACCAAGCAAGCCAGGGATGACTGTTTCATCAAGTCTGCTCCTGGAGAGGGCGAAACGAACTGCAGGGATTTTATCGAGGCTCACAAGGCTTGTATGAGGGGTTACGGCTTCAAGGTTTAAAACCATCTTTCGCCTCCTTTTGGGATTAGATTGCAGAGAGAAAGATATATAAGTCTTGAGGCCTGAGGTAGACGGGGTGCATGTAGATAAGGGCACTAATAGTTGTACGCATGCATATTCACTTCTCATATGCCACTATCGACAATGCATTCAACTGGGCGAAATTCGGCAGGAACGACGCTCACCATCATGGCCACCGGCTCTGGCGAATTCGAACTGTCGCAACGTCCCAGCCGCCGCCTCGCCGGATTTTCCATCGCCAAGCG
This window harbors:
- a CDS encoding cytochrome c oxidase assembly protein subunit 17 → MVSLVANSSEVSSPATTLPPRSTSSSPDATAKEVNPLNPNNLKPCCACPETKQARDDCFIKSAPGEGETNCRDFIEAHKACMRGYGFKV